Below is a window of Streptomyces sp. ITFR-16 DNA.
GTGGACCCAGACCCCGTCCGCGTCGGTGCGGCGGCTGCGGGGCAGCACCCCCGACGTGTTGGGGGCGATGTCGCGTTCGAGCCGGGGCCGTGCGGCGATGATGTCGTCCTTGTCCCAGAAGTTCAGCCACCGCTCCACGTGCTCGGGTGTGCTCGGCGGCTGCGGACGGAGCCGGGGCCGGACGACCGTGCGCATCGAGAGCGGTGAGCCGAGCGTGACCAGCAGCGGGGTGCGGACCGTGCGCGCGTGCAGGGCCTCCAGGGCGACGACGGTCCCCAGGGAGTGGGCGACCACCACGGCGGGGGTGTCCCCCAGCGCGGTGTGCAGGCGCCGGCGGATCCGGGTGTCCAGGGTCAGCCCCGACGCGTCGCTCTCCCCGCGCGCCAGATAGCGGGCGACCTGGGCGAGGTCCCTGACCATCAGCTTGGGGGCGGCCCAGCCCGCGACGGGCCCCCACGGGCGGAGCGCCATGAGGGTGGTGGCCACGTTCAGGGCGCGGCGGACGGCCGAGAGGGCTCCCTGGGCCTGGTCCGCCGGTGCGGCCTCCGCGCGGGCGTGGTCCAGGACCCTTTCCCGGTGCCGCCGGACGTCGTCGCGGGGTTCGCCGCCACCGGCGTTCTCCTCGGCGAGTGCGGACACCAGGCCGGTGAGCAGTTCGGCGAGGATGCCGTCCGCCGCGCCGTCGCCGCCGGGCTCCGGTCCGCCCTGCGCCTCGGGGTCGGCGAAGAGATCGGCGTAGTTGGCGAAGGAACAGATGCCCGCGTCGCCGGCGGTGAGCCGGGCGGCGAGTCCGGAGTGACCGGCGGCCCGCATCCCGTCCGCCAACGCGCCTGTCCACTCGGCCAGTTCACCTACGGTGTCCCGAAGTCCGCCGATGCCGTGCACGAACACAAGTCGCGCCACCATGCGCGCCCTCCCCCGTGGTCCCTGGCCGACGAGGCTACCAATCAGCGGGTTCCCGGGGGAGCCGAAGCGGCAGGAGGGTCACTCCCCGAGCACGACCGTGCGCTGCGCCGAGAAGTCGCCCCACTTGCCGTCCGGGAGCTTGGCGCGGAGCTTGACGGAGTAGCGGGTGCCGCGCGGTTCGGCGACGGTGAGCCGGTAACTCGCCCGGCCTGCGGGGGGTGTGCCGCCCCAGACGATGGTGGTGGTCAGCCGGCCGTTCAGGTAGAGCTGGTAGGCGGGTATCTCGCCGCCGGTCTCGGGCTGCTTCCAGTCCAGGTCGACGGCGTACTCCCGGCCCTCCTCGGCCGTGGTGATCCGCAGGTCGCTCGGCGCCGTGCTCGCGGGGGCGCCGGGCGCGGAGGCGGTGGTGAGGTCCAGGGCGTTGCTGTCGGGCGAGGAGGTGTTCGCCGCGTCGCGGGCGCGGACGGTGAAGGTGTAGATCGTGCCGGGGCGCAGGCCGGTGATCCGCGCGGTGGTCCGGGTGCCGGGCACGCTGTGGATACGGGAGTCCTCCTGGTAGATGTCGTACGCGGTGACGCCGATGTCGTCCGTGGAGCCGCCCCAGGACAGGGTGGCGGCCCGGCTGCCGTCGGCCTTGCCGCGCAGCTTCACCGGCCGGGTGGGGGGTTCGTGGTCGGCGGGGGTGGGGGCGGGCGTGGTGACGGAGGCGGCGGCGCTCGGTGCGGAGAGGTTCCCGGCGGCGTCGCGGGCGCGGACGGTGAAGGTGTAGGCGGTCGAGGCGGTCAGCCCGTCGATGTCGATCATCACCCGGCTCGCCGGGACCGACTTGACCTTCTTGCCCGCGCGGTAGATCTCGTACCCGGTGACGGCCGTGTCGTCGGTGGCCGCCTCCCACATGACGTGCGCGGAGGTCGCGCTGCTCGCCTGCGCGGTCACCCCGTGCGGGACGGTCGGTTTCCTGGTGTCCGCCGCCTCGGCCTCGGAGCCGCAGGCGGTCAGGGTGGCGAGGAGCAGGGCGGCGGAGCAGGCCAACGCGGCAGGTGCGTGGGGGCGTTGCACGGTCTTGCCTTCCGTCCGACAGCAATGGTCCAGACCTGTATCGCACGGGGTGGGGGTCATGGACAAGGGGACGGAGCGGAACCTTCCGCAATGTGCCGGTGTGCGCCCGGCCCGTGTCGGCGACCGATGAGTCCGGGGCGTCCGGGGAGTCTCACCTGTATGGACACGCAGACGAACACCGCGCCCGGTTCCGGGCCCCGCCTCGACCTGGAACCGGCCGCCCGCCAGATCGCCGGTCAGCTGGACGCCATCGACGACGGCCTGCTCACCGCGCCGACCCCCTGCCCCGATGTCACGGTGGGGGCCCTGCTCGCCCATGTCGGCGGGCTGGCGGTGGCCTTCCGGGACGCCGCGCGCAAGGACCTGGGCCCGACGACCGACTCCGCCCCCTCGGTGGAGTCCGGTGTCCTGGAGGACGGCTGGCGCGACGCACTGCCGGTGGCGCTGGACGAGCTGGTGGCGGCCTGGCGCTCCCCCGACGCCTGGCAGGGCATGACCCGGGCGGGCAGCGTGGACCTGCCGGGCGAGGTGGCGGGCATGGTCGCGCTCAATGAGCTGGTGCTGCACGGCTGGGACCTGGCGAGGGCGACGGGGCAGCCGTACCGCGCCGAGGAGGCGCATCTGCACACCTCGCTGGCGCTGCTGGCCGACCTGGGCGACAACCCGCCGCCGGCCTCCCCCTTCGGCCCGCCGGTCGCGGTCCCGGACGACGCGCCGCTGGTGGACCGGGCGGTCGCCCGCAGCGGCCGGCGCCCCGACTGGCGGCCGGCCGGCTGAACGGAGGCCCGCACCCCGACCGGCCGGGCACGTGAGCCGGGCACCGGGGCCTGACACCCAGGCCCGGCACCCGGCTCAGCTGGTGAAGAACTCCGTGATCTGCTGGGCGACCTGATCGGCGTGGACCTGGTGCACCCGGTGGCCGCCGCCGAGGGTGATCAGATGGCAGTCCGGGATCAGCGAGGCCATGTCCTGGAGCCGGGCCTGCGGCATGGTGCTCGCCGGTCCGCCGGCGAGCACCAGGGTCGGGGCGACGATCTCACCCAGCCCGTCCGCCCAGGCCGGGTCGGGGTCGGCGATCTGCGTGCGTACGGCGGCGAGCACGGCCTCGTCGTAGTCGACCGGCCCCTCGGGCGGGACATCGGGGCCGGCCGCGCCGGGGAACGGCGGCGGGGTCTCCACCAGCACCAGCCGCTCCACCCGGTCCGCGTGCTCCTGGGCGAGCAGGTGGGCGACGACGCCGCCCATGCCGTGGCCGACCAGGCCGACCCGGCCGAGTTCGCAGGCGTCCAGGAAGCCGAGGACGTCGTCGCGCATCAGCTCGAAGTCGTACTCGTCGGGCCAGTCGCTCTCGCCGTGGCCGCGCAGGTCCAGCGCGTAGACCCGCCATTCCTGACCGAGCAGACTCCCGGCCGCCTCCCAGCTCCCGGCGCGGTCACCGAGGCCGTGCAGCAGCACGACGGGCGAGCCGAACGGGTCGCCCCAGGTCCGGTACGCCAGCCGCACATCGCCGACATCCACAACAGACTGATCATCCATACCCCTGACGCTACAGCCGAATGCGCGAAGATCACTCCCGCGGCCTGGCAGGCTGGAGCGGTGAAGCTCATCCCGCGTTCCCCGTTCGCGTCCCTCCTCGCCCTCCTCCTCGCCACCGCCGTGCTGTCCGGGTGCACGGACGCCGTCTCCGACACCTCCGCCGGCAAGGGGTCCGCCGGTGCGGGGCTGGACGATCCGGCGAAGAAGGACATCGCCATGCAACTGGTCTCCAGCGCGGAGAATTCCACCCTGGACTGGAAGGCCCAGTACAAGTACATCCAGGACATCGGCGACGGGCGCGGCTACACGGCGGGCATCATCGGCTTCTGCTCGGGGACCGGCGACATGCTGAGCGTGGTCGAGCGGTACGCGAAGTCCCGGCCAGGCAATCCGCTGGAGCGGTTCCTGCCCGCCCTGCGCGAGGTGAAGGGCAGCGACGCGCACACGGGTCTCGGCCGCCCGTTCACCGAGGCCTGGGCGAAGGCGGCCGGCGACCAGGCGTTCCGGGCCGCCCAGGACGCGGAGCGGGACCGGTCCTACTTCGATCCGGCGGTGCGCCAGGGCAAGCAGGACGGGCTGGGCGCGCTGGGCCAGTTCATCTACTACGACGCCTATGTGATGCACGGCGGGGGCGACGCGGAGGGCAACGTCGGCTTCCGTACGATCCGCCGCCAGGCGCTCGCCGAGGCCGACCCGCCCGCGGAGGGCGGCGACGAGGGGGCCTATCTCGACGCCTTCCTCGACGCCCGGGTCGCCGCGCTCCGCCTGGAGCCCTCGCACAGCGACACCAGCAGGGTCGAGACCGCCCAGCGGGTGTTCGTGCGCGAGGGCAGGTTCGGCCTGGAGACCCCGCTGCGCTGGAAGGTGTACGGCGACAGCTACGAGATCAAGGGCTCCTGAGGCCTGTTGCGAAAGAGCCGGCCACAGCCGTTCGCCGCTGGCCGCGACCTGCGCTGCCGCTTCGCGGCGGACGGTGAGCGGCCCCGGCGGCGAGTCCGCCGCCGGACGGTCGTAGCCCGCACCGGGAGCCGCGGTCCGGGCCGGCGGGTCGTCGCCGCGACCGCTCCGGCCCCCGTACCGACCAGCAGCCCGCACGGGCGTCCGGGTGCCGCGCCTATGCCCGCCGTTCCGCCTCCCACGAGGCATCCACGGGGACGTTCCAGCCCCGCAGCATGGACAGGATCTCCGCACGTGTCCTGGGACCGGCGAACCGGAAGGCGCGATCGAGCACTTCCCTGCTCTTCATCAGGGGTTCCACGAAGGTGAAGTACGCCGTCTCCACGAGTTCGCCCCCCGGACTCTCCTCGAGGCCCTCGATGAAATCGAAGCAGCGCCCGAGGAATTCCTCGTCCGCCACGTCCATCTCGGCGGACTCCATTCCGGGCTGGAACAGCGGATAGGCAAGGACTTCGGAAAGCAGCGTCCCGGGGTGGGTGTTGACCTGGTCCCAGTGGGTCACCTGGGATGCCCGCCTGCCGTGCCGCCGGGCCGCCGTCTCAAGGTACGGCTCCACTTCCGGCAGCAGCCGGACGAGCTGCCCGACCAGGTTCCCGGAGGAAATTCCCTGCATGTGTCCGTACTCCTTCGTCTCGCGCAAAATACCGCACGCCTTGCCGTCGAGCAGGGCCGGAAGCCCCCTGTCCGTCGTGATCACAGCCGGTCCGGGCCGACAACCGCCTCAAGCGCCACCGAGCCGTCACCACCGGTACGACAGACTCTCCGTCCGCCGCAACGGACCCTGGCGACCCGGCCCTGGCGGGACCCCGCCGCTCAACTCGCCTGCGTCGAAGGGGTGTACGACGGTCGTTCGACTCTGATAGGAAAGCTTCCTAACAGAACACCGGAACGACGAACTCCCTTGGAGGACAGGTGCACGCTCCCCACAAGCGCACCGCACGTCGCACCACCCGGTCCGTGCGCGTCGCGCTCGTCGCGCTCGGACTGACCCTCACGGCGGTGCCCGCCACCGCCTTCGCCGGCACCACCCCCGCCCCCGCGGCGGCTCACCACCAGGAGGCGGCCGCGACCGGTCTCGACGATCCGGCGAAGAAGGACATCGCCATGCAGCTGGTCTCCAGCGCGGAGAACTCCTCGCTGGACTGGAAGGCGCAGTACGGCTACATCGAGGACATCGGCGACGGCCGCGGCTACACCGCGGGCATCATCGGCTTCTGTTCCGGCACCGGCGACATGCTCGACCTGGTGGAGCTGTACACCCAGCGCAAGCCGGACAACGTGCTCGCCGGGTATCTGCCGGCCCTGCGCGAGGTGGACGGCAGCGACTCGCACGACGGTCTGGACCCGGGCTTCCAGGACGCCTGGGAGACGGCGGCCCAGGACCCGGACTTCCAGCAGGCGCAGAACGACGAGCGCGACCGGGTGTACTTCGACCCGGCCGTGAGCCGGGGCAAGAGCGACGGACTGGGCACACTCGGCCAGTTCGCGTACTACGACGCCATCGTGATGCACGGCGACGGCGGCGACAGCACGAGCTTCGGGTCCATCCGGCAGCGCGCCCTGGCGAAGGCGAAGCCGCCGGCCCAGGGCGGTGACGAGGTGGCCTACCTCGACGCGTTCCTGGACGCGCGGGTCTGGGCCATGCAGCAGGAGGAGGCCCACTCGGACACCAGCCGGGTCGACACCGCGCAGCGGGTCTTCCTGCGGAACGGCAATCTGAACCTGGACCCGCCGCTCGACTGGAAGGTGTACGGCGACAGCTTCCACATCGGCTGACCCGGCGCACACCGCCGCGGCGCGTACGGCTCGGTGCCGTACGCGCCGCGGCGCGGTGCTGGTCCGTCAGTGCACGCCGGCCGTTGCCGTCTTGACCGTCTTCTGTGCGACGGACTCCGCGTCGGGTTCGGCGTCCGGCTCGGCGTCCGGCCGCTTGCCGAGGTGGTTGAAGGCCAGGTTGAGGACGATCGCCACGACGCAGCCGGTGGAGATCCCCGAGTCCAGGACGACGAGCAG
It encodes the following:
- a CDS encoding fibronectin type III domain-containing protein, producing the protein MACSAALLLATLTACGSEAEAADTRKPTVPHGVTAQASSATSAHVMWEAATDDTAVTGYEIYRAGKKVKSVPASRVMIDIDGLTASTAYTFTVRARDAAGNLSAPSAAASVTTPAPTPADHEPPTRPVKLRGKADGSRAATLSWGGSTDDIGVTAYDIYQEDSRIHSVPGTRTTARITGLRPGTIYTFTVRARDAANTSSPDSNALDLTTASAPGAPASTAPSDLRITTAEEGREYAVDLDWKQPETGGEIPAYQLYLNGRLTTTIVWGGTPPAGRASYRLTVAEPRGTRYSVKLRAKLPDGKWGDFSAQRTVVLGE
- a CDS encoding TIGR03086 family metal-binding protein: MDTQTNTAPGSGPRLDLEPAARQIAGQLDAIDDGLLTAPTPCPDVTVGALLAHVGGLAVAFRDAARKDLGPTTDSAPSVESGVLEDGWRDALPVALDELVAAWRSPDAWQGMTRAGSVDLPGEVAGMVALNELVLHGWDLARATGQPYRAEEAHLHTSLALLADLGDNPPPASPFGPPVAVPDDAPLVDRAVARSGRRPDWRPAG
- a CDS encoding alpha/beta hydrolase, which translates into the protein MDDQSVVDVGDVRLAYRTWGDPFGSPVVLLHGLGDRAGSWEAAGSLLGQEWRVYALDLRGHGESDWPDEYDFELMRDDVLGFLDACELGRVGLVGHGMGGVVAHLLAQEHADRVERLVLVETPPPFPGAAGPDVPPEGPVDYDEAVLAAVRTQIADPDPAWADGLGEIVAPTLVLAGGPASTMPQARLQDMASLIPDCHLITLGGGHRVHQVHADQVAQQITEFFTS
- a CDS encoding chitosanase — protein: MKLIPRSPFASLLALLLATAVLSGCTDAVSDTSAGKGSAGAGLDDPAKKDIAMQLVSSAENSTLDWKAQYKYIQDIGDGRGYTAGIIGFCSGTGDMLSVVERYAKSRPGNPLERFLPALREVKGSDAHTGLGRPFTEAWAKAAGDQAFRAAQDAERDRSYFDPAVRQGKQDGLGALGQFIYYDAYVMHGGGDAEGNVGFRTIRRQALAEADPPAEGGDEGAYLDAFLDARVAALRLEPSHSDTSRVETAQRVFVREGRFGLETPLRWKVYGDSYEIKGS
- a CDS encoding chitosanase, whose translation is MHAPHKRTARRTTRSVRVALVALGLTLTAVPATAFAGTTPAPAAAHHQEAAATGLDDPAKKDIAMQLVSSAENSSLDWKAQYGYIEDIGDGRGYTAGIIGFCSGTGDMLDLVELYTQRKPDNVLAGYLPALREVDGSDSHDGLDPGFQDAWETAAQDPDFQQAQNDERDRVYFDPAVSRGKSDGLGTLGQFAYYDAIVMHGDGGDSTSFGSIRQRALAKAKPPAQGGDEVAYLDAFLDARVWAMQQEEAHSDTSRVDTAQRVFLRNGNLNLDPPLDWKVYGDSFHIG